One part of the Algibacter sp. L1A34 genome encodes these proteins:
- a CDS encoding ATP-binding protein, whose translation MHLNLKIQYPQLFYVFIWILFLSFSNSFSAFSQEDIKKDIQHKIKKLKETPNFKKDTTYINLLHDLNWEYIHYNLDSLLFTSKEIITLSKAIKYTKGDAKGHFFLGIYYSDKGDQDQAISYFSKALSKGEEINDTLIIIQSKIELAREYEYKEENAKSLREYLSAIEIAEKSKNDSWLSNLYLNVSALYGNQKDHEQSILFLKKAKELNKKTGEEERTGIILSNLAIAYTSMGDLTSANLNINEAISIFEKLKTDDWLAYIYQIKANIYLEKNQFNEALIWLKKSEVIHENIDSIREKKQLNLLLSKVYFELKDYEVSEAYALKALEISKELNVLTNRDKIFEILYKIKKTNNDPVAALTYLEEFKAISDTINKNDNIKELRILKSTLVAEHEKDQYILANEKKDAKQLSYTYISALVIFAFLIIIIILKKNNRTQNILNQKLIENTLALKKNEAHLNDANNTKNKLFSIIAHDLKGPINSFKSLFDLFNKSELTTTEFMEFMPQIGENIDSIAFTLNNLLTWGQTQMNGLVTKPNYTTIKTLVDESIKLLSKQTEAKSITIANNINQKVITWSDKDQIDIVIRNLISNAVKFTREHGAITIDASEKSNFWEIVVRDNGVGMSEDVLNNIFNDEETSTTYGTQNEKGTGLGLRVCKEMVQNNGGTICVESTLNHGSSFYFTVPKTKKL comes from the coding sequence TTTTCGCAAGAAGACATAAAGAAAGATATACAGCATAAAATCAAAAAACTTAAGGAAACGCCTAATTTTAAAAAAGATACTACTTATATTAATTTATTACACGACTTAAACTGGGAATATATTCACTATAATTTAGATAGTTTGCTTTTTACTTCCAAGGAGATTATTACCCTAAGTAAAGCCATTAAATATACTAAAGGTGACGCTAAAGGTCATTTTTTTCTAGGTATATACTATTCTGATAAAGGAGACCAAGATCAGGCTATCTCCTATTTTTCAAAAGCACTTTCAAAAGGCGAAGAAATTAATGACACATTAATTATTATACAATCCAAAATTGAATTGGCCAGAGAGTATGAGTATAAAGAGGAAAATGCTAAATCTTTAAGAGAATATTTAAGCGCTATTGAAATTGCTGAAAAAAGTAAAAACGATTCCTGGCTAAGTAATTTATATCTAAACGTTTCTGCCCTTTATGGTAACCAAAAAGACCATGAACAGTCCATATTATTTTTAAAGAAGGCTAAGGAACTAAATAAAAAAACTGGAGAAGAAGAAAGAACAGGAATAATTCTTTCCAATCTAGCAATTGCTTATACCTCAATGGGAGATTTAACAAGTGCCAATTTAAATATAAATGAAGCTATTTCTATTTTCGAAAAACTTAAAACAGATGATTGGCTTGCTTACATTTATCAAATAAAAGCCAATATTTATCTCGAAAAAAATCAATTTAACGAGGCACTTATATGGTTAAAAAAGAGCGAAGTAATTCATGAAAACATCGATTCCATTAGAGAAAAAAAACAATTAAACCTCCTTCTATCAAAAGTTTATTTTGAACTTAAAGATTATGAAGTTTCCGAAGCCTATGCTTTAAAAGCACTAGAAATATCAAAAGAGCTCAATGTTTTAACAAACCGCGATAAAATTTTTGAAATTCTATATAAAATCAAAAAAACAAATAATGATCCGGTTGCCGCACTCACCTATTTAGAAGAATTTAAAGCCATTTCTGATACAATAAATAAAAACGATAATATAAAAGAATTAAGAATATTAAAGTCCACTCTGGTCGCTGAACATGAAAAGGACCAATATATTTTAGCGAATGAGAAGAAGGATGCTAAACAACTTAGCTATACATATATTTCTGCGTTAGTTATTTTTGCCTTTTTAATAATTATCATTATCCTTAAAAAGAATAACAGAACTCAAAATATTTTAAATCAAAAACTGATAGAAAATACGTTGGCTTTAAAGAAAAACGAAGCTCATTTAAACGATGCAAACAACACTAAAAACAAACTATTCTCTATTATTGCACACGATTTAAAAGGCCCTATTAATTCATTTAAATCATTATTCGACTTGTTTAATAAAAGTGAACTAACTACAACCGAGTTCATGGAGTTTATGCCTCAAATAGGAGAAAACATCGATAGTATTGCTTTTACTTTAAATAATTTATTAACCTGGGGACAAACCCAAATGAATGGATTAGTTACCAAACCTAATTATACAACCATTAAAACTTTGGTAGACGAAAGCATTAAATTACTATCTAAACAAACGGAGGCAAAATCGATTACAATTGCAAACAACATCAATCAAAAGGTAATTACATGGAGCGATAAAGATCAAATTGATATTGTAATTCGTAATCTAATTAGCAATGCTGTGAAGTTTACTCGCGAACATGGAGCGATAACTATCGATGCTTCGGAAAAATCTAATTTTTGGGAAATAGTGGTTAGAGATAATGGCGTTGGCATGAGCGAAGACGTTCTAAATAATATTTTTAACGACGAAGAAACTTCTACCACTTACGGAACCCAAAACGAAAAAGGAACTGGCTTAGGATTAAGGGTTTGTAAAGAAATGGTGCAAAACAACGGCGGAACTATTTGCGTAGAAAGCACTTTAAATCATGGATCTTCTTTTTATTTTACGGTACCAAAAACAAAAAAGCTTTAA
- a CDS encoding alpha-L-fucosidase produces MKNNLKTTIMPVFCIVIVLLFVQCKNTADISKQTSHTPIMPPLPRLQMDIATGSPDLQWWRDAKTNREERLEDWRDARFGCFIHWGASAILGSSWKGKAYSGYGEHIQRMAKISCEEYRRDVVGIFNPTKFNADEWVKTIKAAGMRYVIITAKHHDGFTMFDSDASDYNIVDATPFGRDPMAELKAACDKNGLKFGFYYSHAFDWGEPNGPGNDWDYENPGGDKHLFASKNTKWFDEHPEIAPRIRKYVDEKSIPQVKELISKYDPDFLWFDTPHKLPPEENLRILKAARSAKPSIVINSRVVSGYDGGPEHFGDYASTGDRAVDFPAKEGDWEAIPTTNESYGYNESDRSHKTPEFLVRVLVKAVARGGNMLLNIGPKGDGIIDATDINILEGIGRWMDVNEASIHGAVRTTLPVQAWGESTRKKNTFYLQVFDWPTDGILKLGGFLGKVNKAYLLSDKTQTAIAYKRTDNKTIEFEVPAKTPDAASSVLVVEVDDAENVDLHRMISTTQNNMLRAFDGIAVGGEFKYGNGKITNNGVSGWKDKNQSMTWPVYLTEAGKFRVVAEYKTFKQSNKFTVEVGNTALSGTTLSDKRRLRDKDYIKQDLGSVNLSSGNMIFKIHADSIPEGDLMELRALHFIPITDK; encoded by the coding sequence ATGAAAAACAATTTAAAAACAACCATAATGCCTGTGTTTTGCATTGTTATAGTATTGTTATTTGTTCAATGTAAAAATACCGCAGACATAAGTAAACAAACTAGCCATACGCCAATTATGCCTCCTTTACCTCGATTGCAGATGGATATAGCGACGGGTAGCCCAGATTTGCAATGGTGGCGCGATGCTAAAACAAACCGAGAAGAACGTTTAGAGGATTGGCGCGATGCGCGATTTGGTTGTTTTATTCATTGGGGGGCATCTGCGATACTTGGAAGTAGTTGGAAAGGAAAAGCATATAGTGGTTATGGAGAGCACATACAACGTATGGCAAAAATCTCTTGTGAGGAATACCGACGAGATGTTGTTGGAATATTTAATCCTACAAAGTTTAATGCAGATGAGTGGGTAAAAACTATTAAGGCAGCAGGTATGCGATATGTAATAATTACAGCTAAACATCATGATGGTTTTACTATGTTCGATTCGGATGCTAGCGATTATAATATTGTAGACGCTACGCCTTTTGGTCGTGACCCGATGGCAGAACTTAAGGCTGCTTGTGATAAAAATGGATTAAAATTTGGGTTTTATTATTCACATGCGTTCGACTGGGGAGAACCTAATGGGCCTGGTAATGATTGGGATTATGAAAATCCAGGAGGAGACAAACATTTATTTGCATCAAAAAACACGAAGTGGTTTGATGAACACCCGGAGATTGCTCCTCGAATTCGTAAATACGTTGACGAGAAATCAATCCCTCAAGTTAAAGAACTAATCTCTAAGTACGATCCTGATTTCTTGTGGTTTGATACTCCACATAAGCTTCCACCCGAAGAGAACTTACGTATTTTAAAAGCTGCTCGTTCCGCCAAACCTAGCATCGTGATTAATAGTCGTGTTGTATCTGGTTATGATGGTGGTCCAGAACATTTTGGTGATTATGCGAGCACTGGCGATCGTGCTGTTGATTTTCCAGCAAAAGAAGGGGATTGGGAAGCCATCCCAACCACCAACGAATCGTATGGTTATAATGAGTCAGATCGTAGTCATAAAACACCTGAATTTCTTGTTCGGGTTTTGGTTAAAGCAGTTGCAAGAGGCGGAAATATGCTGCTTAATATCGGTCCTAAAGGTGACGGTATAATTGATGCTACTGATATTAATATACTTGAAGGCATAGGCCGGTGGATGGACGTTAATGAAGCAAGTATCCATGGTGCCGTTCGAACAACACTACCAGTACAAGCATGGGGTGAGTCTACAAGAAAGAAAAATACATTTTATTTACAGGTCTTCGATTGGCCAACTGACGGAATTCTAAAATTAGGCGGATTTTTAGGGAAGGTGAATAAAGCGTATCTATTGTCTGATAAAACGCAAACGGCAATAGCTTATAAACGTACAGATAATAAGACTATAGAATTTGAAGTTCCAGCCAAAACTCCTGATGCAGCGAGTAGTGTACTGGTTGTTGAGGTAGATGATGCAGAGAATGTTGATTTACATCGCATGATTTCAACAACCCAAAATAATATGCTTCGCGCTTTCGATGGAATAGCTGTTGGCGGTGAATTTAAATATGGAAATGGTAAAATAACCAATAACGGTGTTTCTGGCTGGAAGGATAAGAACCAATCTATGACATGGCCAGTATATCTTACCGAAGCGGGTAAATTTAGGGTTGTTGCAGAATATAAAACTTTCAAGCAATCAAATAAGTTTACTGTTGAGGTTGGTAATACGGCTCTATCAGGCACAACATTATCGGACAAAAGAAGATTAAGAGATAAAGATTACATTAAGCAAGATCTTGGAAGTGTAAATCTTTCATCAGGAAATATGATATTTAAAATACACGCTGACAGTATCCCTGAAGGAGATCTTATGGAATTACGTGCTTTGCATTTTATACCAATTACAGACAAATAA
- a CDS encoding WD40/YVTN/BNR-like repeat-containing protein, which yields MKFTFKYIFAFTFIFFSCSKHELTIDKTEIEINQNKVRIGDTITVKGKNLDIISHFSFSGTKAEPFFISPEEMKVIVPILYNEDFNLITYGDYQIIDSTPMKLIGTFPLNYNFPYETIWGIKMINEKIVYIIVGSQLYKTTDGGYNWHALKDFGSFVGKNIFFIDENEGWIGIKDNFHFILYHTNDGGTSFNQIFDRGYSESEILGMHFSTPTNGYLVSKSGEIYHTNDNSNFDLIYNFSTGPAGDDFYFNSFSVYNNNLIASGVNSSGESVLLQGINNIFSYTILETDTASNAGISNVQLIEESQAYMSYQGNVYFKNNITSGNWEEKSGNQFIGDFHFINKSKGIGITETISIWQNNDVVFETYDGGTTWINKLSFRDFEYSTNIDFYNNTGFITGHRGKIWKHIFE from the coding sequence ATGAAATTCACTTTTAAATATATCTTTGCTTTTACTTTTATTTTCTTTTCATGTTCAAAACATGAACTGACAATTGATAAGACAGAAATAGAAATCAATCAAAATAAAGTAAGAATTGGAGATACAATAACTGTAAAAGGTAAAAATTTAGACATAATTTCACATTTTTCATTCAGCGGTACAAAAGCAGAGCCTTTTTTTATAAGTCCGGAAGAAATGAAAGTTATTGTGCCTATACTTTACAATGAGGATTTCAATTTAATAACTTATGGAGATTATCAGATAATAGATTCAACTCCTATGAAACTTATTGGGACTTTCCCATTAAATTATAATTTCCCCTATGAGACTATTTGGGGGATAAAAATGATTAATGAGAAAATCGTTTATATAATCGTAGGTTCGCAATTGTACAAAACAACTGATGGTGGATATAATTGGCACGCACTAAAAGATTTTGGTTCTTTTGTAGGGAAAAACATTTTTTTTATTGATGAAAATGAAGGTTGGATTGGAATTAAGGATAATTTCCATTTTATTCTTTATCACACAAATGATGGAGGTACTAGTTTTAATCAAATATTCGACAGGGGTTATTCTGAATCAGAAATACTTGGCATGCATTTTAGCACTCCAACGAATGGCTATTTAGTGAGTAAATCAGGAGAAATATACCACACAAATGATAATAGTAATTTTGATTTAATTTATAATTTTTCAACTGGTCCAGCTGGGGATGATTTTTATTTTAACAGTTTTAGTGTATATAATAACAATTTAATTGCCTCTGGTGTAAACTCTAGCGGAGAATCTGTTCTTTTACAAGGAATAAATAATATATTCAGCTATACCATTCTTGAAACCGATACTGCTAGTAATGCTGGAATTTCGAATGTACAGCTAATTGAAGAATCACAAGCGTATATGTCATATCAAGGAAATGTTTATTTTAAAAACAATATAACAAGTGGTAATTGGGAAGAAAAAAGTGGTAATCAGTTTATAGGTGATTTTCATTTTATTAATAAAAGTAAAGGAATTGGAATAACAGAAACTATAAGTATATGGCAAAATAACGATGTTGTTTTTGAAACTTATGACGGAGGAACTACTTGGATAAACAAATTAAGTTTTAGAGATTTCGAGTATAGTACAAATATCGATTTTTACAATAATACTGGGTTTATTACAGGACATAGAGGGAAGATTTGGAAACACATATTCGAATAA
- a CDS encoding IS30 family transposase, whose translation MGESDRDKYAAELAHWYAKDDYLNKRNTDKISIHNRLRFYVYKGLLSEWTPEQISGRLKEEYPNDTIMSISHESIYRYIYTRPQASLNKKLIKLLVHKKTRRRPSKKRRGTGSKIINQVSIDNRPKHIELRQEIGHWEGDLMIGKDHKSAIGTIVERKSRYTLIIKLKARNSKEVAKMFSKYLNKLNPIFKKTMTYDNGIEMAKHQQITKKTGMKIYFAHPYSSWERGTNENTNGLIRRYLPKGTDFNLIDKKRLAEIQEKLNNRPRKIIGFKTPKEIMLNELKFVA comes from the coding sequence ATGGGTGAATCTGATAGAGATAAATACGCTGCTGAACTTGCTCATTGGTACGCTAAAGATGATTATTTAAACAAGAGAAATACAGATAAAATATCTATTCATAATAGGCTTCGATTCTATGTCTATAAAGGCCTTTTATCCGAATGGACTCCTGAGCAAATTTCTGGAAGATTAAAAGAAGAATATCCTAACGATACTATTATGTCTATTTCTCACGAATCCATTTACAGGTATATTTACACACGCCCTCAGGCTTCCTTAAACAAAAAACTCATCAAACTACTGGTTCATAAAAAAACAAGACGTAGGCCTTCTAAAAAAAGACGAGGTACAGGAAGTAAAATAATCAATCAAGTCAGTATTGACAATAGGCCTAAGCATATTGAGCTAAGACAAGAAATTGGACATTGGGAAGGTGATTTAATGATTGGGAAAGATCATAAATCTGCTATTGGAACTATTGTTGAACGTAAATCTAGATATACTTTAATTATTAAATTAAAAGCTAGAAACTCAAAAGAAGTAGCTAAAATGTTCTCAAAATATTTAAATAAACTTAACCCGATATTCAAGAAAACAATGACTTATGACAACGGAATTGAAATGGCTAAACATCAACAAATAACTAAAAAAACAGGCATGAAAATCTACTTTGCACACCCATACTCTTCTTGGGAAAGAGGTACTAATGAAAACACAAATGGACTCATTAGAAGATACCTTCCAAAAGGAACAGACTTTAACCTAATTGATAAAAAAAGGTTAGCAGAAATTCAAGAAAAACTAAACAATAGACCACGTAAAATTATTGGTTTTAAAACCCCTAAAGAAATTATGCTAAATGAACTGAAATTTGTAGCTTAG
- a CDS encoding helix-turn-helix domain-containing protein, whose protein sequence is MVRKKNGRLTLKERIQIETLLNENKSKAYISKTLKRARSTITREINKWVNLIEINTLLNLLIGTLKMII, encoded by the coding sequence ATGGTACGTAAAAAAAATGGTCGCCTTACCCTTAAAGAAAGAATTCAAATTGAGACTCTTTTAAACGAAAATAAGTCCAAAGCTTATATCTCAAAAACGTTAAAAAGAGCGCGTTCTACAATCACTAGAGAAATTAATAAATGGGTGAATCTGATAGAGATAAATACGCTGCTGAACTTGCTCATTGGTACGCTAAAGATGATTATTTAA
- a CDS encoding DEAD/DEAH box helicase produces MDKFRRTQQHILDKLNIKALNSMQEEALLSITNVENTVLLSPTGTGKTLAFLLPTITALDKDCENVQLLILVPSRELAIQIEQVIRTMGSGFKANAVYGGRNFSKDRIDLAHTPAILVGTPGRIADHLRRETFIVEDIKTLVLDEFDKSLEVGFEKEMSEIITSLPYIKKRILTSATQDIEIPKFVGLENELVIDYLDTKVSKLEIKKVVSPDKNKLQTLVDLLHDIGNNPGIIFCNFKDTIQFVSDFLTDNKMAHGCFHGGMEQMDRERALIKFRNGTHQIIIATDLAARGLDIPELNYIIHYQLPLKAEEFTHRNGRTARMNAAGTAYVLQWEKETSPEFIETTETVVPIGKTIKIGTPWSTLFISGGRKDKISKGDIAGLLFKQCHLDKTEIGVIELKQDCAFVAIPTDKIKSIIAQTNNLRLKKRKVRTYII; encoded by the coding sequence ATGGATAAATTTAGAAGAACACAACAACATATTTTAGATAAACTGAATATTAAAGCGCTAAATTCCATGCAGGAAGAAGCCTTGTTGTCTATTACAAACGTTGAAAACACTGTGCTTTTATCGCCTACGGGAACCGGTAAAACACTGGCCTTTTTATTACCAACTATTACCGCATTAGATAAAGATTGCGAAAACGTACAGTTACTTATTTTAGTGCCTTCGCGAGAGTTGGCCATACAAATAGAACAAGTAATCCGCACTATGGGCTCTGGTTTTAAAGCCAATGCCGTTTATGGCGGTCGTAACTTCTCTAAAGATAGAATAGACTTAGCGCATACACCAGCCATTTTAGTGGGCACACCGGGCCGTATTGCCGATCATTTACGTCGCGAAACCTTTATAGTCGAAGATATTAAAACATTGGTTTTAGATGAATTTGATAAATCTCTAGAAGTGGGGTTCGAGAAGGAAATGAGCGAGATTATTACCAGTCTGCCTTATATTAAAAAACGAATTTTAACTTCGGCAACCCAAGATATTGAAATCCCAAAGTTTGTTGGTTTAGAAAACGAACTCGTTATAGATTATTTAGATACCAAAGTGTCTAAATTAGAAATTAAAAAAGTAGTATCTCCAGATAAAAATAAGCTGCAAACGTTAGTCGATTTATTACACGATATTGGTAACAATCCCGGTATTATTTTCTGTAATTTTAAAGATACCATTCAGTTTGTAAGCGATTTTTTAACCGATAATAAAATGGCTCACGGCTGTTTCCATGGAGGCATGGAACAAATGGATAGAGAACGTGCTTTAATAAAATTTAGGAACGGAACACATCAAATTATTATAGCCACAGATTTGGCGGCTCGTGGTTTAGATATTCCAGAACTTAACTATATTATTCATTATCAATTACCCTTAAAAGCCGAAGAGTTCACACATAGAAATGGTAGAACAGCTCGAATGAATGCTGCAGGAACGGCTTATGTTTTACAATGGGAAAAAGAAACCTCGCCCGAGTTTATAGAAACTACCGAGACTGTAGTGCCTATTGGTAAAACGATAAAAATAGGAACGCCATGGAGTACGTTATTTATTTCTGGCGGACGAAAAGATAAAATCTCTAAAGGTGACATTGCTGGACTACTTTTTAAACAATGCCATTTAGATAAAACTGAAATTGGCGTTATAGAACTTAAACAAGATTGTGCCTTTGTGGCCATACCTACAGATAAAATTAAAAGTATTATTGCCCAAACAAATAACTTAAGACTGAAGAAAAGAAAAGTGCGGACTTATATTATTTAG
- a CDS encoding DEAD/DEAH box helicase yields the protein MSQSFSSLGINAVLQSSLATLNITIPTDIQEKAIPVILTKTDDVVAIAKTGTGKTAAFGLPLLQLIDSSKTNIQAVILAPTRELGQQIFKNLEDFNAEDLQVSIAGVFGGIPIKPQIEKLKETTHIVVATPGRLADLIERNAINVKEITYFVLDEADEMVSAHKEGVDAIIKALPKTRRTLLFTATMPGTIKQLVQNCLSKHVVTIEADMETTGHQGIDHQYVVVEPIEKLNVLMHFLNSNDGQRGIIFCKTKAAVNKLAKNLAINKFSSGAIHGSLSQGIRDRIMGQFREGHINILVATDLAARGIDVKDLAFVVNYHLPDTYDAYVHRSGRTARAGATGLSLSVIQQDEVQDIPDFEAELGIKFKAYQKADAKSIEENNGLIWARKIFKTKPNRDIPEEFKAKVKTIFHHLTKEELVDKILSNYIAENNTIVEKPATLKKKKKH from the coding sequence ATGTCACAATCATTTTCTAGTTTAGGTATTAATGCTGTATTACAAAGTAGTTTAGCAACGTTAAATATAACGATACCAACAGATATTCAAGAAAAAGCAATACCAGTAATTTTAACCAAAACCGACGATGTTGTTGCCATTGCAAAAACGGGAACGGGAAAAACAGCGGCTTTTGGTTTACCATTACTTCAATTAATAGATAGCAGTAAAACCAATATACAAGCTGTAATTTTAGCTCCAACACGAGAGTTGGGTCAACAGATTTTTAAAAACTTAGAAGATTTTAATGCAGAAGATTTACAGGTTTCTATTGCAGGTGTATTTGGAGGCATCCCGATAAAACCACAAATAGAAAAATTAAAGGAGACCACACATATTGTTGTGGCAACGCCTGGACGTTTAGCCGATTTAATAGAAAGAAACGCGATAAACGTAAAAGAAATTACATATTTTGTTTTAGATGAAGCCGATGAAATGGTTAGCGCACACAAAGAAGGTGTAGATGCTATTATAAAAGCCTTACCAAAAACACGCCGTACGTTATTGTTTACCGCAACCATGCCAGGAACCATTAAGCAATTAGTACAAAATTGTTTATCTAAACATGTGGTAACTATCGAGGCCGATATGGAAACTACTGGTCATCAAGGTATCGATCATCAATATGTGGTGGTAGAACCTATAGAAAAACTAAATGTACTTATGCATTTTTTAAATTCTAACGATGGGCAACGCGGTATTATATTCTGTAAAACTAAAGCAGCTGTAAACAAACTCGCTAAAAACTTAGCCATAAACAAATTCTCATCTGGTGCTATACACGGTAGCTTATCTCAAGGAATTCGGGATCGTATTATGGGGCAATTTAGAGAAGGACACATCAATATTTTAGTAGCCACAGATTTGGCAGCACGTGGTATCGATGTTAAAGATTTAGCCTTTGTGGTAAACTATCATTTACCAGATACTTACGATGCTTATGTACACCGTAGCGGGCGTACGGCTAGGGCAGGAGCTACTGGTTTATCTTTAAGTGTTATTCAACAAGATGAAGTTCAGGATATTCCAGATTTCGAAGCAGAACTAGGAATTAAATTTAAAGCATACCAAAAAGCAGATGCTAAAAGTATCGAAGAAAATAACGGATTAATTTGGGCTAGGAAAATATTTAAAACCAAACCAAACCGCGATATTCCAGAAGAATTTAAAGCCAAGGTGAAAACTATTTTTCATCATTTAACAAAAGAAGAATTGGTAGATAAAATTTTATCCAATTACATTGCAGAAAACAATACTATAGTTGAAAAACCAGCGACTCTAAAGAAGAAAAAGAAACATTAG
- a CDS encoding cold-shock protein yields the protein MSKGTVKFFNDAKGFGFITEEGSNKEHFVHISGLVDEIRENDEVEFDLEEGKKGLNAVNVKVL from the coding sequence ATGAGTAAAGGAACAGTAAAATTCTTCAATGACGCTAAAGGTTTTGGATTCATAACTGAAGAAGGTTCAAACAAAGAACATTTTGTTCACATTTCTGGATTAGTAGACGAAATTCGTGAAAACGATGAAGTTGAATTCGATTTAGAAGAAGGTAAAAAAGGATTAAATGCAGTAAACGTAAAAGTTTTATAA
- a CDS encoding NAD(P)-dependent alcohol dehydrogenase yields the protein MAMTTVKAYGATASTEDLKPLDIQRRAVGADDVKIDISFCGVCHSDIHTIRNDWKGSTYPVVPGHEIIGRVTEVGNSVSNYKVGDLVGVGCLVDSCHTCPSCEQDLEQFCEKGATWTYNSPDKNIEGKQTYGGYSTSMVVDKEFVLRIPENLDEAGTAPLLCAGITTWSPLSHWNVKKGDKVGIIGLGGLGHMGVKFAHALGAHVVMITTSPEKGKDAKALGAHEVLVSKDADDMKKHQGSFDFILNTIPVGHEMDPYLGLLKIDATMVLVGAIDALKPFHGGNLIMGRKRIAGSLIGGIKETQEMLDFCGKHNITSDIELIDMQDINSAYERVTSNDVKYRFVIDMKSLKN from the coding sequence ATGGCAATGACAACAGTAAAAGCATATGGTGCAACGGCATCAACAGAAGATTTAAAACCTTTAGATATACAAAGGCGAGCAGTAGGAGCAGACGATGTAAAAATAGATATTTCCTTTTGCGGTGTATGCCATAGTGATATTCACACCATTAGAAACGATTGGAAAGGCTCTACATATCCTGTAGTTCCTGGTCACGAAATTATTGGTCGTGTTACAGAAGTTGGTAATAGTGTAAGTAATTATAAAGTAGGCGATTTAGTAGGTGTAGGATGTTTGGTAGATTCTTGCCACACATGCCCATCTTGTGAGCAAGATTTAGAACAATTTTGTGAAAAAGGAGCAACTTGGACATATAATAGTCCAGATAAAAATATAGAAGGCAAACAAACTTACGGTGGTTATTCAACATCTATGGTTGTCGATAAAGAATTTGTTTTACGTATTCCAGAAAATTTAGACGAGGCAGGAACTGCACCATTATTATGTGCAGGAATTACAACTTGGTCGCCACTAAGTCACTGGAATGTGAAAAAAGGAGACAAAGTTGGTATTATTGGTTTAGGTGGGCTAGGGCACATGGGCGTTAAATTTGCACATGCATTAGGCGCACATGTGGTTATGATTACTACATCTCCAGAAAAAGGTAAAGATGCAAAAGCGCTTGGTGCACATGAAGTTTTGGTATCTAAAGATGCAGACGACATGAAGAAACACCAAGGCAGTTTCGATTTTATTTTGAACACCATTCCTGTAGGTCACGAAATGGATCCTTATTTAGGTTTGCTTAAAATAGATGCTACCATGGTTTTAGTAGGAGCGATAGATGCTTTAAAGCCATTTCATGGTGGAAATCTTATTATGGGCCGTAAACGTATTGCAGGTTCATTAATTGGTGGTATTAAAGAAACTCAAGAGATGTTAGATTTTTGTGGAAAGCACAATATTACTAGCGATATCGAACTTATAGACATGCAAGATATAAACAGTGCTTACGAGCGTGTTACTAGTAACGATGTTAAATACCGTTTTGTAATAGATATGAAATCGCTTAAAAATTAA